In Aequorivita sp. H23M31, a single window of DNA contains:
- a CDS encoding type II toxin-antitoxin system RelE/ParE family toxin, producing the protein MFFIEKTSEFDKWLKKLKDFRAKAKIIFRIQKLETDEHFGDCKPVGDGIQEMRINLAKGYRVYFKEKDGKIIVLLIGGDKSTQQKDIAQAKNIWKKLNK; encoded by the coding sequence ATGTTCTTCATTGAGAAAACATCTGAATTTGATAAATGGCTAAAAAAGTTAAAAGACTTTAGGGCTAAGGCTAAAATAATTTTCAGAATTCAGAAATTGGAAACTGACGAGCATTTTGGCGATTGCAAACCCGTGGGCGATGGAATACAGGAAATGCGAATAAATTTAGCTAAGGGTTACCGTGTTTACTTCAAAGAAAAAGATGGAAAAATTATTGTTCTTTTGATAGGAGGAGATAAATCGACCCAGCAAAAGGACATTGCACAAGCAAAGAACATTTGGAAAAAATTAAACAAATAA
- a CDS encoding addiction module antidote protein: MGTSKFEIADYLDSKEMIAEYLNTVLEDGDNSDIINAIGHVAKAIGMTKIAEETGLSRPSLYKALSDGAKPQFATIMKVLKAIGGQIQVNPTSV; this comes from the coding sequence ATGGGAACTTCAAAATTTGAAATAGCGGATTATCTAGACAGTAAAGAAATGATTGCAGAATATCTCAACACTGTTCTGGAAGATGGTGATAACTCAGATATTATTAATGCAATAGGACACGTTGCTAAAGCCATCGGAATGACAAAAATAGCGGAGGAAACTGGATTAAGCCGTCCGAGTTTATATAAAGCATTATCTGATGGAGCAAAACCTCAATTTGCTACAATTATGAAAGTATTAAAAGCAATTGGAGGACAAATACAAGTGAATCCTACATCTGTCTGA